One window of Novosphingobium sp. P6W genomic DNA carries:
- the ahcY gene encoding adenosylhomocysteinase has protein sequence MATASTAIQDYVIADLSLADFGRTEIDIAETEMPGLMALRAEFGDSKPLKGARITGSLHMTIQTAVLIETLVALGADVRWATCNIFSTQDHAAAAIAAAGIPVYAIKGESLSDYWDYVGKIFDWATDENPDLTANLILDDGGDATMFALWGARVEAGETLFEPSNAEEIEFVRALNAFLKARPGYLTASVKAIMGVSEETTTGVHRLYHLAKEGKLPFPAINVNDSVTKSKFDNLYGCRESLVDAIRRATDVMLAGKVACVAGFGDVGKGSAASLRNGGARVLVTEVDPICALQAAMEGYEVVTMEDAVTRADIFVTATGNEAVITGEHMAAMKDKAIVSNIGHFDSEIQISALDNYEWKEVKPGTDLVTFPDGKQIIILAKGRLVNLGCATGHPSFVMSASFTNQTLAQIELFTKSTEYENRVYVLPKHLDEKVAALHLEKLGVKLTVLSKKQADYIGVPEAGPFKPDHYRY, from the coding sequence TTGGCCACTGCCTCGACCGCCATTCAAGACTACGTGATCGCCGACCTGTCGCTTGCCGACTTCGGGCGCACCGAAATCGACATCGCCGAAACCGAGATGCCGGGCCTGATGGCCCTGCGCGCCGAATTCGGCGACAGCAAGCCGCTCAAGGGCGCGCGCATCACCGGTTCGCTGCACATGACGATCCAGACCGCTGTGCTGATCGAGACGCTCGTCGCGCTCGGCGCCGACGTGCGCTGGGCCACCTGCAACATCTTTTCGACGCAGGATCACGCCGCCGCTGCCATCGCCGCTGCCGGCATTCCGGTCTACGCGATCAAGGGTGAGAGCCTGTCCGACTACTGGGACTACGTCGGCAAGATCTTCGACTGGGCGACCGACGAGAACCCCGACCTCACCGCCAACCTGATCCTCGACGATGGCGGCGACGCCACCATGTTCGCGCTCTGGGGCGCGCGCGTCGAAGCCGGCGAGACCCTGTTCGAGCCTTCGAACGCCGAGGAAATCGAGTTCGTGCGTGCGCTGAACGCCTTCCTCAAGGCGCGTCCGGGCTATCTGACCGCTTCGGTCAAGGCGATCATGGGCGTTTCGGAAGAGACCACCACCGGCGTCCACCGCCTTTACCACCTCGCCAAGGAAGGCAAGCTGCCGTTCCCCGCGATCAACGTGAACGACAGCGTCACCAAGTCGAAGTTCGACAACCTCTACGGTTGCCGTGAATCGCTGGTCGACGCGATCCGCCGCGCCACCGACGTGATGCTGGCCGGCAAGGTCGCCTGCGTCGCCGGCTTCGGCGATGTCGGCAAGGGTTCTGCCGCCAGCTTGCGCAACGGCGGCGCCCGCGTCCTCGTTACGGAAGTCGATCCGATCTGCGCACTGCAGGCGGCGATGGAAGGCTACGAGGTCGTCACCATGGAAGACGCCGTCACGCGCGCCGACATCTTCGTGACCGCCACCGGCAACGAAGCCGTCATCACCGGCGAGCACATGGCCGCGATGAAGGACAAGGCGATCGTGTCCAACATCGGCCACTTCGACAGCGAGATCCAGATTTCGGCGCTCGACAATTACGAGTGGAAGGAAGTGAAGCCGGGCACCGATCTCGTCACGTTCCCGGACGGCAAGCAGATCATCATCCTCGCCAAGGGCCGCTTGGTGAACCTGGGCTGCGCCACCGGCCACCCCAGCTTCGTGATGTCCGCCAGCTTCACCAACCAGACGCTGGCGCAGATCGAACTGTTCACCAAGAGCACCGAGTACGAAAACCGCGTCTACGTGCTGCCCAAGCACCTCGACGAAAAGGTTGCTGCGCTCCACCTCGAAAAGCTGGGCGTGAAGCTGACCGTGTTGTCCAAGAAGCAGGCCGACTACATCGGCGTGCCCGAGGCCGGCCCGTTCAAGCCGGACCACTACCGCTACTGA
- a CDS encoding PQQ-binding-like beta-propeller repeat protein, protein MGKVVSVFTCIILSSCGGDSDDSTPNTPVPVVPTLAVTLAPSAASQAATEVDSVTSFTVDATYAGSSTDSVVPVLTFDTSLLALDGSIVQSGNKFTANFKTVSGLPAAIHKTTIALKLCKEAGCATVYPGSTQSFEYTLDVKFSDWTTRQRNPSHNGYVHAIIDPAKIARAWQYAPSATQAFREVAARAGTIYATKVVSDGSSVAVALDASSGAERWHYSLGNVSNASGPALSASDVVFATMFTSSGQNPLVILDAANGQFKRNLIFASQWSTFAPPTLYDDNAYLASGYYGNEVYALDLKAFTKTWQTSGSGGSTWDGEAPAVDAKYLYYYSGNLDVIDRVTGVIVKSIDDPFWQWNGYSYGGTPMIGSENHVVAYSGNGQGTYSISFPLVSYDIAKGTHRWRTASGYTVIPAVGKGMVYAASNQTSEFDAIDEETGGVKWAWPVPAGEKFIGNIVLTDTLAFISTDAGVYAIDLTSHAAVWSARTPGLLAITPDAQLVVSSPTSGLITAYLLR, encoded by the coding sequence ATGGGCAAGGTTGTTTCGGTTTTTACTTGTATCATTTTAAGTAGCTGCGGCGGGGATTCCGATGATTCTACCCCCAATACTCCGGTTCCCGTCGTGCCGACGCTGGCGGTTACGCTCGCCCCGTCTGCTGCAAGCCAGGCTGCGACTGAAGTAGATTCCGTTACGTCGTTCACTGTTGATGCGACTTATGCCGGTAGTTCTACCGATTCTGTGGTGCCGGTCCTCACTTTCGACACATCGCTTCTTGCCCTTGACGGGAGCATCGTGCAGTCGGGAAACAAGTTCACCGCGAATTTCAAGACCGTCAGCGGCCTTCCGGCGGCAATTCACAAGACTACGATCGCATTAAAACTCTGCAAGGAGGCCGGGTGCGCTACGGTGTATCCCGGTTCGACCCAGAGCTTCGAATATACGCTTGACGTGAAGTTCTCCGATTGGACGACGCGTCAGCGCAATCCTTCGCATAACGGCTATGTCCATGCGATAATCGATCCTGCAAAGATCGCCAGAGCATGGCAATACGCGCCTTCAGCCACTCAGGCTTTCCGGGAAGTGGCGGCAAGAGCGGGAACGATCTATGCGACCAAGGTGGTTTCGGACGGGTCGAGCGTGGCCGTGGCGCTGGACGCATCTTCAGGCGCCGAACGCTGGCACTACAGCCTTGGCAATGTCTCCAATGCGAGCGGCCCTGCGCTTTCTGCGAGCGATGTAGTTTTTGCTACGATGTTCACATCATCGGGTCAAAATCCGCTGGTGATTCTCGATGCGGCGAATGGACAGTTCAAGCGTAACCTGATTTTCGCCTCTCAGTGGTCGACCTTTGCTCCGCCAACCCTCTATGATGACAACGCTTATCTCGCATCGGGGTATTACGGGAACGAGGTTTATGCCTTGGATTTGAAGGCATTCACCAAGACATGGCAGACGAGTGGATCGGGTGGCAGCACGTGGGATGGCGAGGCCCCGGCGGTTGATGCCAAGTATCTGTATTACTATTCGGGCAACCTGGATGTGATCGACAGGGTGACCGGCGTCATCGTCAAGTCGATCGACGACCCATTCTGGCAATGGAATGGGTATTCTTACGGCGGCACGCCGATGATCGGTTCGGAAAACCATGTCGTTGCCTATTCTGGCAATGGGCAGGGCACATATTCGATTTCTTTCCCCTTGGTCAGCTACGACATCGCCAAAGGAACTCATCGCTGGCGGACGGCAAGCGGGTACACCGTCATTCCGGCGGTTGGTAAAGGCATGGTCTATGCCGCGAGCAACCAGACGTCCGAATTCGATGCGATCGACGAGGAGACCGGCGGCGTGAAATGGGCGTGGCCCGTGCCGGCAGGCGAGAAGTTTATCGGCAATATCGTTTTGACCGACACGCTGGCGTTCATCAGCACCGACGCCGGAGTTTATGCGATCGACCTTACCAGCCATGCCGCGGTCTGGTCGGCAAGAACACCCGGCCTTCTGGCGATCACGCCTGATGCGCAATTGGTGGTAAGCTCTCCGACTTCCGGGCTGATCACGGCTTATTTGTTGCGCTAA
- a CDS encoding aminoglycoside phosphotransferase family protein, with product MTQNTVPLPATSLPDGVDAFLAAAGWGAAEVEPLPGDASFRRYFRVRKASGETAMLMDAPPPNEDPEPYLRAAHWLDANGMRAPHILAENAVRGLVLIEDFGDARMRDYLDQWPDDEPAIYGAAVDALTKLHQLPPGPFRDYSMSEYQREVRLFIDWYCTAQNLYVDVAGFVSAWESVMGELLSRQRQNGVTVLRDYHAENIMLLGSLEKQGLLDFQDALVGHPAYDLVSLLQDARRDVSPELEAQMFDHYVRKSGADADTFLADYARLGAQRNVKIIGIFVRLWRRDGKPRYLDLIPRVWAMLERDLAHPALAPMAAWFDANIPAALRDADGGTFER from the coding sequence ATGACGCAGAACACTGTCCCTTTGCCCGCCACGTCCCTGCCCGACGGCGTCGACGCTTTCCTAGCCGCCGCTGGTTGGGGGGCTGCCGAGGTGGAGCCATTGCCCGGCGACGCCTCGTTCCGGCGCTACTTCCGCGTGCGCAAGGCCAGCGGTGAAACCGCCATGCTGATGGATGCGCCGCCGCCCAACGAAGACCCGGAACCGTACCTGCGTGCGGCGCACTGGCTCGACGCCAACGGAATGCGCGCGCCGCACATCCTGGCAGAGAACGCAGTGCGCGGCCTCGTTCTGATCGAGGATTTCGGCGACGCACGCATGCGCGACTACCTCGACCAGTGGCCGGACGACGAGCCTGCGATCTACGGCGCAGCCGTCGATGCGCTGACTAAGCTGCACCAGCTGCCGCCGGGGCCTTTCCGCGACTATTCGATGAGCGAGTATCAGCGCGAGGTGCGGCTGTTCATCGATTGGTACTGTACCGCGCAGAACCTTTACGTCGATGTCGCCGGGTTCGTTTCCGCATGGGAGTCGGTCATGGGCGAACTGCTTAGCCGCCAGCGTCAGAACGGCGTTACTGTGCTGCGCGATTATCATGCAGAGAACATCATGCTGCTCGGCAGTCTGGAGAAGCAGGGCCTGCTTGATTTTCAGGACGCGCTGGTGGGGCACCCGGCATACGACCTCGTCTCGCTGCTTCAGGACGCCCGCCGCGATGTCTCGCCCGAACTCGAGGCGCAGATGTTCGATCATTACGTGCGCAAATCCGGCGCCGATGCCGACACGTTCCTGGCCGATTACGCGCGCCTTGGAGCGCAGCGTAACGTCAAGATCATCGGCATCTTCGTGCGCCTGTGGCGCCGCGACGGCAAGCCGCGCTACCTTGACCTGATCCCGCGCGTCTGGGCCATGCTTGAGCGCGACCTTGCGCATCCGGCGCTGGCGCCCATGGCGGCGTGGTTCGATGCGAACATCCCGGCCGCCTTGCGCGATGCCGACGGGGGCACTTTCGAGCGATGA
- a CDS encoding IS630 family transposase (programmed frameshift), translating into MAAAIGVRSDFTSADLRRFSRRCDDPGQVRRLLALALILDGGSRSDAARMAGVTLQIVRDWVLRFNEVGAEGLATRKAPGPASILNDEQRARLAQQVEAGPIPAAHGVVRWRLVDLSQWIWDEFGLSVTRFTLGRELRAMGYRKLTARPRHHGQKDDDIADFKKPFAARLAKIRKTLPRGTPIELWWQDEARIGQQTKLTRRWARRGTRPSAPKDQRRASAWIFGAICPSEGKGAGIVMPRCNSEAMSMHLEEIAFHVAPGAHAVLLLDQAGWHGSAELVVPDNITLLPLPPRCPELNPVENVWQFMRDNWLSNRIFSSYDDIVDHCCFAWNKLVDQPWRIMSIGLRQWAHGF; encoded by the exons ATGGCGGCGGCGATTGGTGTTCGATCAGATTTCACTTCGGCGGATTTGCGCCGATTTTCGCGACGATGTGATGACCCCGGCCAGGTTCGGCGATTGCTGGCTCTGGCGCTGATCCTAGATGGCGGGAGCCGGAGTGATGCGGCCAGGATGGCCGGCGTGACGCTACAGATCGTGAGGGACTGGGTGCTGCGTTTCAATGAAGTCGGCGCCGAGGGGCTGGCCACGCGCAAGGCGCCCGGCCCAGCCTCGATCCTGAACGACGAACAGCGTGCGCGTCTGGCGCAGCAGGTTGAGGCTGGCCCGATCCCTGCGGCTCATGGTGTAGTGCGCTGGCGGCTTGTAGATCTGTCCCAGTGGATATGGGACGAGTTCGGGCTGTCGGTTACGCGCTTCACGCTGGGGCGGGAGTTGCGGGCGATGGGCTATCGCAAGCTCACCGCTCGGCCCCGCCATCATGGCCAGAAGGACGACGATATCGCCGATTTTAAAAAAC CATTCGCAGCCCGCCTGGCAAAAATCAGAAAGACCCTTCCCAGAGGCACACCGATAGAGCTGTGGTGGCAAGACGAGGCTCGGATCGGCCAGCAGACCAAGCTCACGCGCCGCTGGGCGCGGCGAGGAACCCGGCCATCTGCGCCCAAGGATCAACGCCGGGCCTCGGCCTGGATCTTCGGGGCGATCTGCCCATCTGAAGGCAAGGGGGCTGGCATCGTAATGCCCCGCTGCAACAGCGAGGCCATGAGCATGCATCTCGAGGAGATCGCCTTCCACGTCGCGCCGGGAGCGCATGCCGTTCTGCTCTTGGATCAAGCCGGATGGCATGGTTCGGCGGAACTCGTCGTGCCCGACAACATCACCCTCTTGCCACTTCCGCCCAGATGCCCCGAGTTAAACCCCGTCGAAAACGTCTGGCAGTTCATGCGCGACAACTGGCTGTCGAACCGAATCTTCTCATCCTATGACGACATCGTCGATCACTGCTGCTTCGCCTGGAACAAGCTTGTCGATCAGCCTTGGCGCATCATGTCTATCGGTCTGCGACAATGGGCTCATGGGTTCTAA
- a CDS encoding nucleotidyltransferase family protein, with amino-acid sequence MSGKPLASDTAMILAAGLGKRMRPLTASQPKPLVRVAGKSLIDHALDKVGSAGIAHAVVNAHYMADALEGHLKVRKTAPQVTLSDEREQLLETGGGMVRAASLLPDPFFCLNSDNIWLDGPSDVFAELSQGWDAERMDALVLVVPHTRAFHYRGEGDFHLDPNGKVTRRRPGRVAPFIYTGIQLVSKRLLRDAPEGPFSTNVLWSRAIEEGRLYGVSHMGLWFEVGEPAAIKPTEEWLTRA; translated from the coding sequence ATGAGTGGAAAGCCGCTCGCCAGCGATACGGCGATGATCCTGGCCGCCGGGCTGGGCAAGCGCATGCGTCCGCTCACTGCCAGCCAGCCCAAGCCGCTGGTGCGCGTGGCGGGCAAGTCGTTGATCGACCATGCGCTGGACAAGGTTGGCAGTGCCGGGATCGCACATGCGGTGGTGAATGCCCACTACATGGCGGATGCGCTGGAAGGCCACCTCAAGGTCCGCAAGACCGCGCCGCAGGTCACCCTGTCTGATGAGCGCGAGCAGTTGCTGGAGACCGGCGGCGGCATGGTGCGCGCGGCCTCGCTGCTGCCCGATCCGTTCTTCTGCCTCAACAGCGATAATATCTGGCTCGATGGTCCCAGCGACGTCTTTGCCGAACTGTCGCAGGGATGGGATGCAGAGCGCATGGACGCGCTGGTGCTGGTGGTGCCACATACCCGCGCCTTCCATTACCGGGGCGAGGGCGATTTCCACCTCGATCCGAATGGCAAGGTCACCCGCCGCCGTCCGGGCCGGGTTGCGCCGTTCATCTATACCGGCATCCAGCTCGTATCGAAGCGTCTGCTGCGCGATGCGCCCGAAGGGCCATTCTCGACCAATGTGCTGTGGAGCCGCGCTATCGAGGAAGGCCGCCTCTACGGCGTTTCGCATATGGGACTGTGGTTCGAAGTGGGGGAACCCGCAGCGATCAAGCCCACCGAGGAATGGCTGACGCGTGCCTGA
- a CDS encoding PAS domain-containing sensor histidine kinase has translation MEFSRFLPVLIGLLLGGWTMAAAWAVLAARARQNRAEHQLRSARRLGRMVEESPALPLLVRTDGRIEASPRLGQWLGLDGVPQYLSELDGNGKGLPAEKLAELTEAVRRCQKTAAPFRMVATPHGSSRSLALRGHLADPQVSPGGAAMVWVFDFSDSETELTRLRDEAARARGDFHALVSLIEAAPMPMWFRRPDGELQLVNHAYVAAVGADSADAVVAKGTELIEAVDGIAPGHVARQAMEKGIPIERIVSTTIDGQRRALRVSDLPLGEDGVAGYAVDIEDLEEMSRSFRAFREAQRALLDQLSAGVAQFDARRRLTFANQPFQRLFKLDGRILVDPPAFERLLDAARDAGRVPEARDFPAWRREKAAWFSAGSTQEEPWALADGTHLRIVAQPVPDGGLLLIVEDRTEQLRLSAMRDTLLRTRTATFDSLFESIAVFAPDGRMQIWNRRFAADWGLENEFLDTHPHIEALLRKIASRLKRPVEAETVGNVVRAATLDRTQTGGRIALADGRMLEFAGVPLPDGNGLLAVLDITDSQKAEDALRESNAALIEADAIKTRFLGNMSKELRTPLTSIGGFAEMLEIGLGGDLSDAGKDYVGSIISASAQLGEHIDSLLDLSQSEAGLLPLKLEEIDPMPFVRAVVEERAGRLQKAGLTLDLQANGLMRPLVADRRRLARAIGHIVDNAIAASPRGARVLVHVSRRKSAAGEDVVRIVVQDKGAGLDSRSLARALDGMKVSADGKSVDRRQGLGLPLARQLVEAHGGSLRLASEPGKGTSAIIELP, from the coding sequence ATGGAATTTTCCCGCTTCCTGCCCGTTCTGATCGGCTTGCTTCTCGGCGGCTGGACCATGGCTGCCGCTTGGGCCGTGCTTGCCGCCCGCGCCCGCCAGAACCGCGCCGAACACCAGCTTCGCTCCGCCCGCCGACTTGGCCGCATGGTCGAGGAGTCTCCGGCGCTGCCGCTGTTGGTGCGCACCGACGGCCGGATCGAGGCGAGCCCGCGCCTTGGTCAATGGCTGGGGCTGGACGGGGTGCCGCAATATCTCTCCGAACTCGATGGAAACGGAAAGGGCTTGCCCGCAGAGAAGCTGGCCGAACTGACCGAGGCGGTGCGCCGCTGCCAGAAGACCGCCGCCCCGTTCCGCATGGTGGCAACGCCCCATGGATCGAGCCGCAGCCTGGCCCTGCGCGGCCACCTTGCTGACCCGCAGGTGTCCCCCGGCGGCGCGGCGATGGTCTGGGTCTTCGACTTCAGCGACAGTGAGACCGAACTCACCCGCCTGCGTGATGAAGCGGCCCGCGCCCGCGGCGATTTCCACGCGCTCGTCTCGTTGATCGAGGCGGCGCCGATGCCGATGTGGTTCCGCCGGCCGGACGGTGAATTGCAACTGGTCAACCACGCCTATGTCGCTGCCGTAGGCGCCGATAGCGCCGATGCGGTGGTCGCCAAGGGTACCGAGCTGATCGAGGCGGTGGACGGCATCGCCCCCGGACACGTCGCCCGGCAGGCGATGGAAAAGGGCATTCCGATAGAGCGCATCGTTTCCACCACCATCGACGGCCAGCGCCGCGCCCTGCGCGTCAGCGACCTGCCGCTGGGAGAGGACGGCGTGGCGGGCTATGCGGTGGACATCGAAGACCTGGAGGAAATGTCGCGTTCCTTCCGCGCCTTCCGCGAGGCGCAGCGCGCGCTGCTCGACCAGCTTTCCGCCGGCGTCGCCCAGTTCGACGCGAGGCGCCGCCTGACCTTCGCCAACCAGCCATTCCAGCGCCTATTCAAGCTGGATGGCCGCATCCTGGTCGATCCGCCTGCGTTCGAGCGCCTGCTCGATGCCGCGCGCGATGCCGGCCGCGTGCCCGAGGCGCGCGACTTTCCGGCATGGCGGCGCGAGAAGGCGGCATGGTTCTCCGCCGGCAGTACGCAGGAGGAGCCGTGGGCGCTGGCGGACGGCACGCATTTGCGCATCGTCGCCCAGCCGGTCCCCGATGGCGGCCTGCTGCTGATCGTCGAGGATCGCACCGAACAGCTGCGACTTTCCGCCATGCGCGACACCTTGCTGCGCACCCGCACTGCAACGTTCGACAGCCTGTTCGAATCGATCGCGGTCTTCGCGCCCGATGGCCGGATGCAGATATGGAACCGCCGCTTTGCCGCCGACTGGGGGCTGGAGAACGAGTTTCTCGATACACACCCGCATATCGAAGCGCTGCTGCGCAAGATCGCCTCGCGCCTTAAACGCCCGGTCGAGGCGGAGACTGTCGGCAACGTCGTGCGCGCCGCCACGCTCGACCGCACACAGACCGGCGGGCGCATTGCGCTGGCGGACGGACGGATGCTGGAGTTTGCCGGGGTGCCGCTGCCCGATGGCAATGGCCTGCTGGCGGTGCTGGACATTACCGATTCGCAAAAGGCCGAGGACGCCCTGCGTGAAAGCAACGCCGCCCTGATAGAGGCCGATGCGATCAAGACCCGCTTCCTGGGCAACATGAGTAAGGAACTGCGCACGCCGCTGACCTCGATCGGCGGCTTTGCCGAGATGCTGGAAATCGGCCTCGGGGGCGATCTCAGTGATGCGGGCAAGGACTATGTCGGCTCGATCATCAGCGCTTCGGCGCAACTGGGCGAACATATCGACAGTCTGCTCGACCTTTCGCAGAGCGAAGCGGGCCTGCTCCCGCTCAAGCTGGAGGAAATCGACCCGATGCCCTTCGTTCGCGCCGTGGTGGAAGAACGGGCAGGGCGGCTCCAGAAGGCCGGGCTAACGCTGGACCTGCAGGCCAACGGCCTGATGCGGCCGCTGGTGGCCGACCGCCGCCGACTGGCGCGCGCCATCGGCCATATCGTCGACAATGCCATTGCCGCCTCGCCGCGCGGAGCCCGCGTGCTCGTCCATGTCTCGCGCCGCAAGTCGGCTGCGGGGGAGGACGTCGTGCGGATCGTGGTGCAGGACAAGGGCGCCGGGCTCGACAGCCGCAGCCTCGCTCGCGCGCTTGATGGCATGAAGGTGAGCGCCGACGGTAAAAGCGTGGACCGCCGGCAGGGCCTTGGCCTGCCGCTCGCCCGCCAGTTGGTGGAGGCCCACGGCGGTTCGCTGCGCCTCGCGTCCGAGCCGGGCAAGGGCACCAGCGCGATCATCGAACTGCCATGA
- the tsaE gene encoding tRNA (adenosine(37)-N6)-threonylcarbamoyltransferase complex ATPase subunit type 1 TsaE: MILLPDLAAMDRLGRAIAQELRAGDVVALTGGLGAGKTTLARSIIAGLGHDGEVPSPSFSIIEPYDPPSVRLPLVHADFYRLKHPDEAQEIGLDDYRSGAALIAEWPDHAGGFAHELGCLSITLEVAEEGRIAIVEGGPDWLGRMPR, encoded by the coding sequence ATGATCCTGCTACCAGATCTTGCCGCGATGGACCGCCTTGGCCGCGCGATTGCGCAGGAGCTGCGCGCCGGAGACGTCGTTGCGCTGACTGGCGGGCTTGGCGCGGGCAAGACCACGCTTGCCCGTTCGATCATCGCCGGACTTGGCCATGACGGCGAGGTGCCGTCGCCCAGTTTCTCCATCATCGAGCCTTACGATCCGCCCAGTGTGAGGCTACCGCTGGTCCACGCCGACTTCTACCGCCTGAAGCACCCGGACGAGGCGCAGGAGATCGGTCTCGACGATTACCGCAGCGGCGCCGCGCTCATCGCCGAGTGGCCTGATCACGCTGGCGGCTTCGCACATGAGCTGGGCTGCCTTTCAATCACGCTGGAAGTTGCGGAAGAGGGCAGGATCGCCATTGTCGAAGGTGGGCCAGATTGGCTAGGGCGGATGCCACGATGA